One Silurus meridionalis isolate SWU-2019-XX chromosome 10, ASM1480568v1, whole genome shotgun sequence genomic window carries:
- the LOC124392462 gene encoding uncharacterized protein LOC124392462, giving the protein MGLLILAGVYRSRGESKRSLWNCHSGRPIFRATMSFNRFCEINGSLCFDDELQTPARLRDDKLAPIRSLWDMWTQRLPLLFTPGRDVTVDEQLVSFKGRCRSEKACGYGLKMWVTTDVATSYAWKCDVNMGKTDDATEVDQGKRIILEMTKKLRGVTVTCNNFFTSYSLGQKLLKKKKTLVGMIRNNKNPELPPKLLQVKERAPFSSIFAFTKNTTAVSYVPKRGKNMVLISTRHRQAELTEGLRKKPEIFTYYNRCKGVFNTLAKVVGTYSCRTRAKHWSQTLFMNMIDISASNAYVIFKAVHPSCNKKKRYRRRRFLEELGSALVSSEMLKRERLPRSPFAAALVKEIRSSATPDKETSEDTNSSGMKRGLCIRCTKQRKKTITTCICCGEYICKAHQVICCESCCKS; this is encoded by the exons ATGGGGCTACTGATTTTGGCTGGAGTGTACCGGTCCAGGGGGGAGTCCAAGCGCAGTTTGTGGAATTGTCACAGTGGTCGTCCGATTTTCAGAGCCACCATGTCTTTCAATAGATTTTGCGAAATTAACGGAAGCCTGTGTTTTGACGACGAGCTGCAGACACCGGCACGTCTTCGAGACGACAAACTCGCCCCCATCAGATCCCTGTGGGACATGTGGACGCAACGCCTTCCCCTCCTATTCACCCCCGGGAGAGATGTCACAGTGGATGAGCAGCTTGTTTCATTCAAAGGCAGGTGCAGGTCGGAAAAAGCGTGCGGATACGGTCTAAAAATGTGGGTGACCACCGATGTCGCCACATCGTATGCCTGGAAGTGTGACGTTAACATGGGAAAGACAGATGATGCCACAGAGGTGGACCAGGGCAAGCGTATCATCCTGGAGATGACAAAAAAACTCCGGGGCGTCACGGTCACTTGCAACAACTTTTTTACCTCCTACTCACTCGGTCAGAAGCttctgaagaagaagaaaaccttGGTCGGGATGATCAGGAATAATAAAAACCCAGAGCTGCCACCCAAGCTGCTGCAGGTTAAAGAACGAGctcccttctcctccatcttcgCCTTCACAAAGAACACCACGGCAGTGAGTTACGTTCCAAAACGCGGGAAGAACATGGTCCTCATCAGTACAAGGCACCGACAAGCGGAGTTGACCGAGGGACTAAGAAAGAAGCCAGAGATCTTCACCTACTACAACCGCTGTAAAGGCGTCTTCAACACTCTAGCTAAG GTTGTCGGCACCTACAGCTGCAGAACGAGGGCCAAACATTGGTCGCAAACGTTATTCATGAATATGATTGACATCTCGGCATCTAACGCGTACGTCATCTTCAAAGCTGTGCATCCCTcctgtaacaaaaaaaagcgCTATAGGAGGAGACGTTTCCTGGAAGAGCTGGGAAGTGCTCTGGTCTCTTCTGAAATGTTGAAGAGAGAGCGCCTCCCTCGCTCACCATTTGCAGCTGCACTGGTAAAAGAGATCCGGTCTTCTGCCACTCCAGACAAGGAGACATCAGAAGACACCAACAGCTCAGGAATGAAGAGGGGACTTTGCATAAGgtgcacaaaacaaagaaaaaaaactattactaCTTGTATCTGTTGCGGCGAATACATTTGCAAAGCCCACCAGGTGATATGCTGCGAGTCCTGCTGTAAAAGCTGA